Proteins co-encoded in one Erwinia sp. genomic window:
- the xanP_2 gene encoding Xanthine permease XanP (ID:JIFNMEKO_03356;~source:Prodigal:2.6), with translation MPDTQTPTKKEKQSELIYHLEDRPPLPQTLFAASQHLLAMFVAVITPALLICNALGLPAEDTQHIISMSLFASGIASVIQIKAWGQVGSGLLSIQGTSFNFVTPLIMGGVALKTGGADTTTMMAALFGTLMLASCTEMLLSQVLHLARRVITPLVSGIVVMIIGLSLIQVGLTSIGGGYAALADHSFGSPKNLLLAGAVLLIIIVLNRQRNPYLRVASLVIAMTIGYLLAWFFGMLPASTPTTTAPVIALPTPFHYGLGIDWGLLIPLMLVFMVTSLETIGDITATSDVSEQPVKGPVYMRRLKGGVLANGLNSFVSALFNTFPNSCFGQNNGVIQLTGVASRYVGFFVALMLILLGLFPAVSGFVQHIPEPVLGGATIVMFGTIAASGVRIVSREPLNRRAVLIIALSLAVGLGVSQQPLILQFAPEWIKTLFSSGIAAGGITAIVLNLFFPEEK, from the coding sequence ATGCCAGACACTCAAACCCCTACAAAAAAAGAAAAACAGAGTGAGCTTATTTATCATCTCGAAGATCGGCCACCACTCCCGCAAACGCTGTTTGCAGCCTCTCAACATCTGCTGGCGATGTTTGTCGCTGTCATTACCCCGGCATTACTGATTTGTAACGCATTGGGTCTGCCTGCTGAAGATACGCAACATATTATTAGTATGTCTCTGTTCGCTTCAGGCATCGCTTCTGTTATCCAGATAAAAGCATGGGGCCAGGTCGGTTCTGGCCTGCTCTCCATTCAGGGCACCAGTTTTAATTTCGTCACGCCGCTTATCATGGGCGGAGTGGCATTGAAAACCGGGGGAGCGGATACCACAACCATGATGGCCGCGCTGTTTGGCACATTAATGCTTGCCTCTTGTACAGAAATGCTGCTATCACAGGTACTCCATCTTGCACGACGCGTCATTACCCCCCTGGTCTCTGGTATCGTGGTAATGATTATTGGTCTGTCGTTGATTCAGGTGGGACTCACCTCTATCGGGGGTGGTTATGCGGCGCTGGCTGATCACAGTTTTGGCAGCCCGAAAAATTTATTACTCGCTGGTGCGGTATTACTGATCATTATTGTCCTCAATCGCCAGCGTAATCCTTACTTACGTGTTGCTTCTCTGGTCATCGCCATGACCATTGGCTACCTGCTGGCATGGTTTTTCGGCATGCTGCCAGCCAGTACACCAACCACAACTGCTCCGGTTATCGCACTACCCACACCGTTTCATTATGGATTAGGTATCGACTGGGGTCTGTTGATTCCACTGATGCTGGTATTTATGGTCACCTCGCTCGAAACCATAGGAGATATCACTGCCACTTCTGATGTTTCTGAACAACCGGTAAAAGGGCCTGTTTATATGAGACGTCTGAAAGGTGGGGTGCTGGCAAATGGTCTTAACTCTTTTGTTTCTGCGCTCTTCAATACCTTTCCCAACTCGTGCTTCGGTCAAAATAATGGGGTTATTCAGTTAACAGGAGTAGCCAGCCGTTATGTCGGTTTTTTTGTAGCCCTGATGCTGATTCTTCTTGGGTTATTCCCCGCCGTCAGTGGATTTGTACAGCATATTCCTGAACCTGTTCTCGGTGGAGCAACTATCGTGATGTTTGGGACTATCGCTGCATCTGGCGTACGCATTGTTTCACGCGAACCACTCAACCGCCGGGCTGTTTTGATTATTGCGCTCTCCCTTGCCGTTGGGTTAGGCGTTTCCCAACAACCATTGATTCTACAATTTGCTCCGGAATGGATAAAAACACTGTTTTCATCTGGGATAGCAGCAGGTGGAATTACCGCCATTGTACTTAATCTCTTTTTCCCTGAGGAAAAATAA
- the hlyD gene encoding Hemolysin secretion protein D, chromosomal (ID:JIFNMEKO_03357;~source:Prodigal:2.6), with protein MSEPLVSQGAISKVEILRLRRSVVETRGQLDSVTLSIPHAESAIKEIENKMAESRGRYKSDALGQLNEAQTSLDKLTATGKALEDRVNRTLVLSPVRGVVQQMLVNTIGGVIQPGSDLVEIVPLDDNLLIEARIRPQDIAFLHPGMQASIKFTAYDYTIYGGLKGELVQISPDTVTDKDGNSFYIIRLRTDKNYLGSAEKPLLIIPGMVASVDILTGKKSILSYLLKPILRAHAEALHER; from the coding sequence ATGTCAGAACCTCTTGTTTCACAAGGCGCTATCTCTAAAGTAGAAATTTTGCGGCTGCGTCGTTCAGTGGTTGAGACGCGTGGTCAGTTAGATTCTGTCACTCTCTCTATTCCTCACGCTGAATCAGCGATTAAAGAGATTGAAAATAAAATGGCCGAAAGCCGTGGCCGCTATAAAAGCGATGCGCTTGGACAATTGAACGAAGCACAGACATCTTTGGATAAACTGACAGCAACCGGTAAAGCTCTGGAGGATCGGGTCAACCGCACGCTAGTTCTTTCACCGGTGCGTGGCGTAGTACAACAAATGCTGGTGAATACCATTGGGGGTGTGATTCAGCCAGGTAGCGATTTAGTAGAAATTGTTCCTCTGGATGATAACTTATTGATTGAGGCGCGTATCCGTCCTCAGGATATCGCTTTTCTGCATCCTGGTATGCAGGCTTCAATTAAATTTACTGCTTATGACTATACCATTTATGGTGGCCTGAAAGGGGAGTTAGTACAAATCAGCCCGGATACCGTGACAGATAAAGATGGCAACAGCTTCTATATTATTCGTCTGCGTACCGATAAAAACTACCTTGGTAGTGCTGAAAAACCCTTGTTGATTATTCCGGGAATGGTAGCGTCTGTCGATATTCTCACAGGCAAAAAAAGCATTCTCAGCTATCTGTTGAAGCCGATCCTGCGGGCTCATGCAGAAGCGCTACATGAAAGATAG
- the prsE_2 gene encoding Type I secretion system membrane fusion protein PrsE (ID:JIFNMEKO_03358;~source:Prodigal:2.6): protein MHPGNFFQHLRRYFSRQDRETQQTLPGISQAKVEDSSAITRLTIWTIFAFFLFFLLWSGLTQIDEITRAQGKAIPSSRLQKVQNLEGGIVTKLFVHEGQVVQSGEALLRLDPTRFSSNVDETDAEIRALKLRIARLNAEIQDRELLLPEDIAKLSPEVAEGEQQL from the coding sequence ATGCATCCCGGTAATTTTTTTCAACATCTGCGCCGTTACTTTTCACGCCAGGATCGTGAAACACAACAAACCCTGCCAGGAATCAGCCAGGCAAAGGTGGAAGACAGCTCCGCTATCACCCGCCTGACCATCTGGACTATTTTCGCCTTTTTCCTCTTTTTTTTACTGTGGTCAGGGCTGACACAAATCGATGAAATAACGCGAGCGCAGGGAAAAGCGATACCTTCGTCCCGGTTACAAAAAGTTCAGAATCTGGAGGGTGGGATCGTCACCAAACTCTTTGTTCATGAAGGCCAGGTTGTACAATCAGGTGAAGCATTACTGCGCCTTGACCCAACACGTTTCTCTTCCAATGTGGATGAAACGGACGCCGAAATTCGGGCATTAAAATTGCGTATTGCACGACTTAATGCAGAAATTCAGGATCGTGAACTGCTGCTGCCGGAAGATATCGCTAAACTCTCCCCGGAAGTGGCTGAGGGCGAACAGCAGCTCTAA
- the ltxB gene encoding Leukotoxin export ATP-binding protein LtxB (ID:JIFNMEKO_03359;~source:Prodigal:2.6), whose translation MDAFQRDALHMDYTPSSSSFADPPGALSLVPRDQHDDPLLDGLLILCALQGITANRTSLTAGLPLAGQCLTLRLLPRAAARVGLQARILKRGLEAIPDMSLPAMLFLYQGHTAVLLGWNEQGDARLMPSETEGGEITLSREQLEKNHNGYVLFAQRRHKYENEPADRIPHSKSWFKDILALSRPLYADALIASLVINVIALATPLFTMNVYDRVVPNQAMPTLWVLASGIVGAMIFDVILKSLRSLCLDTAGKKTDLIVSATLFERITGMKMKARPARVGSFAQNIDEFQSLRDFLSSLTLTTFIDLPFTLLLLVVIAIIGGPLVFITLITFPVVLLISWLMQKPISATIEKTMKLASERQAVLIETLGSLDAIKACNAESERQYLWEQTLSALGKLEMRAKALSSLAVNLSQWFQQFAGVAIVVFGVYMLTENKLTMGGLIACYMLNTRALIPLGQLSGLISRFQQAKLTMVTTNQMMELPQERTDNQRPISRDHIQGKIELRDITFNYPGQKGSSLKGINLSIMPGEKVGFIGRTGSGKSSLQKLLMQFYEPDEGNILIDDVDLRQSDASDLRHNIGYVPQDIQLFSGTLRDNLISGARYVEDEAMLRAASIAGVSDFVRLHPDGYNMQVGERGALLSGGQRQAVSLARALLLDPPILIFDEPTSAMDNTSEELFKKALTPMLQDKTLLLVTHRASMLSLVDRLVIIDGGKIIADGPKAIVMEALKKGKINASR comes from the coding sequence ATGGATGCGTTTCAAAGAGATGCATTACACATGGATTACACACCATCTTCGTCATCGTTTGCCGATCCTCCTGGCGCTCTATCACTTGTTCCACGCGACCAGCATGATGATCCTTTGCTTGATGGTCTGCTTATTCTCTGTGCTCTGCAGGGCATCACTGCTAACAGGACATCGCTGACGGCCGGGTTACCACTTGCTGGTCAGTGTCTGACTCTCAGATTACTGCCAAGAGCAGCTGCGCGAGTCGGATTACAAGCCCGCATCCTGAAAAGAGGGCTTGAGGCTATTCCTGATATGTCTCTTCCCGCTATGTTATTTCTGTATCAGGGTCATACTGCAGTCTTGCTTGGCTGGAATGAACAAGGCGATGCACGCCTGATGCCCAGTGAAACTGAAGGCGGGGAAATTACCCTCAGTCGCGAGCAGCTTGAAAAAAATCATAACGGTTATGTGCTGTTTGCACAGCGGCGCCACAAATATGAAAACGAACCCGCAGATCGTATTCCTCACAGTAAGTCCTGGTTTAAAGACATTCTGGCACTGTCACGCCCCTTATATGCTGATGCATTAATTGCCAGCCTGGTAATCAATGTTATTGCTCTGGCAACACCACTGTTTACGATGAATGTCTACGACAGAGTGGTGCCAAATCAGGCCATGCCAACACTCTGGGTGCTGGCTAGCGGAATCGTCGGGGCAATGATTTTTGACGTTATCCTCAAGTCATTAAGAAGCCTTTGTCTCGATACTGCGGGGAAAAAAACAGACCTGATTGTTTCGGCAACCCTGTTTGAACGTATTACAGGCATGAAAATGAAAGCTCGCCCGGCACGAGTCGGTAGCTTTGCACAAAATATTGATGAGTTTCAGTCTTTACGTGATTTTCTCTCGTCGCTGACACTGACCACTTTTATCGATCTGCCTTTTACCTTATTACTTTTAGTGGTAATTGCGATTATTGGTGGTCCATTGGTATTCATTACATTAATCACCTTCCCCGTGGTGTTACTCATTAGCTGGTTAATGCAAAAGCCTATTTCAGCCACGATAGAGAAAACCATGAAGCTGGCCAGTGAAAGGCAGGCAGTGTTAATTGAAACCTTAGGAAGTTTAGATGCAATAAAAGCCTGTAATGCTGAGAGTGAAAGGCAGTATCTGTGGGAACAAACGCTCAGCGCTTTAGGAAAGCTGGAGATGCGCGCTAAAGCTCTTTCATCGTTGGCTGTTAATTTAAGTCAGTGGTTTCAGCAGTTTGCAGGTGTTGCCATCGTTGTTTTCGGCGTCTATATGTTGACTGAGAATAAGTTAACTATGGGAGGATTAATTGCCTGTTATATGTTAAACACTCGTGCATTAATTCCCCTGGGGCAACTGTCTGGTTTAATTAGCCGTTTTCAACAAGCTAAATTGACGATGGTCACTACTAATCAGATGATGGAGCTACCTCAGGAACGAACAGATAATCAGCGCCCCATCAGTCGGGATCACATCCAGGGTAAAATTGAGTTACGTGATATCACATTTAATTACCCCGGACAAAAAGGGAGTTCATTAAAAGGGATCAATCTGTCAATTATGCCCGGAGAAAAAGTGGGCTTTATTGGTCGTACTGGTTCAGGGAAAAGTTCACTGCAAAAATTACTGATGCAGTTTTACGAGCCCGATGAGGGTAATATTCTGATTGATGATGTTGACTTACGCCAGTCTGACGCCAGCGATCTACGTCATAATATTGGTTATGTGCCACAAGATATTCAATTGTTTAGCGGTACTCTGCGCGATAATCTGATCAGCGGTGCACGCTATGTTGAAGACGAGGCGATGCTGCGCGCTGCCAGCATTGCTGGCGTCAGTGATTTTGTACGCTTACATCCGGATGGTTATAACATGCAGGTTGGCGAACGCGGGGCTTTATTGTCTGGTGGTCAACGCCAGGCGGTGTCTCTGGCGCGTGCTTTGCTTCTTGACCCGCCAATTCTTATTTTCGATGAACCCACCAGCGCCATGGATAATACCAGCGAAGAGCTCTTCAAAAAGGCTCTCACCCCCATGTTACAGGATAAGACTCTGTTACTGGTCACTCACCGCGCGTCGATGCTGTCACTGGTCGACAGACTTGTCATTATTGACGGAGGTAAAATCATTGCTGATGGCCCGAAAGCCATTGTAATGGAAGCCCTGAAAAAGGGGAAAATCAATGCATCCCGGTAA
- a CDS encoding hypothetical protein (ID:JIFNMEKO_03360;~source:Prodigal:2.6), which translates to MISNNPLLKSAESDIDATKEQYQAAKSTFYPQVNVEMNLTMDKNVDGVRGHNGEWQAMVRLRYNLYQGGSDSADLQSKAYKIKEAQDIKDNALRTLNEEMRLAWSAMNNARQQLPIATDYSTRSARVRTAYQQQFSLGERTLLDLLDSENERFTSQRREVELRYLLMYSEYRVKARMGVLLKTMKITPPEAAITASSGGKSPELPSLN; encoded by the coding sequence ATGATTTCGAATAATCCATTATTAAAATCAGCAGAGTCAGATATTGATGCCACAAAAGAGCAGTACCAGGCAGCAAAATCGACTTTTTATCCACAAGTGAATGTGGAAATGAACCTTACCATGGATAAAAATGTGGATGGTGTTCGCGGACATAATGGCGAATGGCAGGCGATGGTCAGATTACGCTATAACCTTTATCAGGGTGGAAGCGACAGTGCCGATTTACAATCAAAAGCCTATAAAATAAAGGAAGCTCAGGACATTAAAGATAATGCCCTGCGCACGCTGAATGAAGAGATGCGTCTAGCCTGGTCAGCAATGAATAATGCTCGTCAGCAACTGCCGATCGCAACCGATTACTCAACACGCAGTGCCCGCGTGCGTACAGCCTACCAGCAGCAATTCAGTCTGGGAGAGAGAACGTTACTCGATCTGCTTGATAGTGAAAATGAACGTTTTACCTCACAGCGACGTGAAGTCGAACTACGCTATTTATTGATGTACAGTGAGTATCGCGTCAAAGCTCGTATGGGGGTGCTTCTGAAAACAATGAAGATCACACCTCCGGAAGCAGCAATCACTGCATCTTCTGGCGGAAAATCACCAGAGTTGCCTTCACTAAATTAG
- the bepC gene encoding Outer membrane efflux protein BepC (ID:JIFNMEKO_03361;~source:Prodigal:2.6), whose amino-acid sequence MITTMLSRKSFYLAACSIFLSPTVFSETLENAIQFAVNGHPEVKASINSRLSADSDLRGARGRYLPSINLNAGTGRQEVNSPTASSVGLNRQESGISLSQTLFDGFATSSEVGRQQATVNSRASKVMSTSEATALSGVTAYLDVLQREEFVRLAQENLTSHERIYDQIKLRSDQGVGRLADLDQAEARLAQARNNLLTEQTNP is encoded by the coding sequence ATGATAACCACGATGCTCTCCAGAAAAAGTTTTTACCTGGCTGCATGCAGTATCTTTCTCTCGCCTACTGTCTTCTCGGAGACGCTGGAAAATGCTATTCAATTCGCTGTTAATGGTCATCCTGAAGTTAAAGCTTCAATAAACAGTCGTCTGTCAGCGGACAGTGACCTGAGGGGGGCCAGAGGGCGTTATTTACCTTCGATTAATTTAAACGCTGGCACTGGCCGCCAGGAGGTTAACAGCCCTACCGCGTCATCCGTTGGCCTTAATCGTCAGGAATCTGGGATCTCTCTTAGTCAAACGTTATTTGATGGTTTTGCCACCAGCAGTGAAGTTGGCAGACAACAGGCAACGGTTAATTCTCGCGCCAGTAAAGTAATGAGCACCAGTGAAGCAACCGCACTGAGTGGGGTTACGGCTTATCTTGACGTGCTTCAGCGGGAGGAGTTTGTCAGGCTGGCACAGGAAAACCTCACTTCACATGAACGTATTTACGACCAAATTAAATTACGTTCAGATCAGGGTGTCGGACGCCTTGCTGACCTTGACCAGGCCGAAGCACGTCTTGCTCAGGCTCGTAACAATTTACTGACCGAACAGACTAACCCTTGA
- a CDS encoding hypothetical protein (ID:JIFNMEKO_03362;~source:Prodigal:2.6) — protein sequence MSSVIGTIKFVLGQVYVIAVDGSQRLLSSGDKIYSGEEVVTGNSGAVSIALPDGRTLDLGRDSNWSGTPGATPTNNNENQNQDIASLQAQIAAGQDPTKTLEATAAG from the coding sequence GTGTCCAGCGTTATTGGTACAATAAAATTTGTTTTAGGGCAGGTGTATGTTATTGCTGTGGATGGTTCACAGAGATTACTTTCATCCGGTGACAAAATTTACAGCGGTGAAGAGGTGGTCACGGGTAACTCCGGTGCCGTTTCTATTGCTCTGCCTGACGGACGAACGCTCGATCTTGGACGCGACAGTAACTGGAGTGGAACGCCAGGTGCCACACCGACCAACAATAATGAAAATCAAAACCAGGATATTGCCAGCCTGCAGGCGCAGATAGCCGCAGGTCAGGATCCGACAAAAACACTCGAAGCAACTGCGGCAGGTTAA
- a CDS encoding hypothetical protein (ID:JIFNMEKO_03363;~source:Prodigal:2.6): MNSTVGYDTSGLSSEAATDSDSGTTSTSSSSTSSDTDTTAPVVTLGVDSLTADNVINVAEATGIIAVTGTLSGLASGDTATITVTVGNQSYNATVSADGKTWSASVPGSVLAGNSSVTATVTATDAAGNSSTSSSQHTYTVDTTAPAATVGVDAVTADNVINAAEAGQNVPVTGTLSGLGTGETGTVTVKVGDQSYNATVSDDGKTWSASVPGSVLAGNSSVTATVTATDAAGNSSTSSADRTYTVDTTAPGATVGVDAVTADNVINAAEAGQNVQVTGTLSGLGAGETGTVTVKVGDQSYSDTVSADGKTWSANVPGSVLAGNSSVTATVTATDAAGNSSVTATVTATDAAGNSSQASTAHAYTVDTTAPVASVGVDVVTADNVINAAEADQNVPVTGTLSGLGAGETGTVTVKVGDQSYNATVSADGKTWSASVPGSVLAGNSSVTATVTVTDAAGNSSQASTAHAYTVDTTAPVASVGVDAVTADNVINAAEAGQNVPVTGTLSGLGAGETGTVAVKVGDQSYNATVSADGKTWSASVPGSVLAGNSSVTATVTATDAAGNSSQASADRTYTVDTTAPVASVGVDAVTADNVINATEAGQNVPVTGTISGLGASETGTVTVKVGDQSYNATVSADGKTWSASVPGSVLAGNSSVTATVTATDAAGNSSTSSADRTYTVDTAAPTASVGVDAVTADNVINATEAGQNVPVTGTISGLGAGETGTVTVKMDDQSYNATVSADGKTWSASVPGSVLAGNSNVHATLTATDAAGNSSQASADHAYRVDTTAPTASVGVDAVTADNVINAAEAGQNVPVTGTISGLASGETGTVKVTVGNQSYNATVSADGKTWSANVPGSVLAGNSNVHATLTATDAAGNSSQATADHGYKVDTTAPVAGVDVDAVTADNVINAAEAGQNVPVTGTLSGLGAGDRHRDGESG, translated from the coding sequence GTGAATTCAACCGTTGGCTATGACACATCAGGACTTTCGTCCGAGGCTGCAACGGATAGCGATTCAGGCACCACTTCCACCTCGTCTTCTTCGACCAGTAGTGATACTGATACAACTGCCCCGGTAGTTACCCTGGGCGTTGATTCGTTGACTGCTGATAATGTGATCAATGTTGCTGAGGCGACGGGAATAATCGCAGTTACAGGTACACTCAGCGGCCTTGCCAGCGGTGACACTGCAACGATAACGGTGACTGTCGGAAATCAATCTTATAACGCCACAGTCAGTGCGGACGGTAAAACCTGGAGTGCCAGTGTGCCCGGCAGCGTATTAGCCGGTAACAGCAGTGTGACGGCCACCGTCACCGCCACCGATGCGGCCGGTAACAGCAGCACCAGCAGCAGTCAGCATACCTATACGGTGGATACTACGGCACCTGCGGCGACAGTGGGTGTTGATGCCGTTACTGCCGATAATGTAATTAATGCCGCTGAAGCCGGGCAGAATGTGCCGGTCACCGGGACACTCAGCGGGCTGGGTACGGGAGAAACCGGCACCGTGACGGTGAAAGTGGGTGATCAGAGTTATAACGCTACCGTCAGTGATGACGGTAAAACCTGGAGTGCCAGTGTGCCCGGCAGTGTATTAGCCGGTAACAGCAGCGTGACTGCCACTGTCACCGCCACCGATGCGGCGGGTAACAGCAGCACCAGCAGCGCTGACCGTACCTATACGGTGGATACCACGGCACCCGGCGCAACAGTGGGTGTTGATGCGGTCACTGCGGATAATGTGATTAACGCTGCTGAAGCGGGTCAGAATGTGCAGGTGACCGGGACACTCAGCGGGCTGGGTGCGGGTGAAACCGGCACCGTCACCGTGAAAGTGGGTGATCAGAGCTACAGCGACACAGTCAGTGCGGACGGCAAAACCTGGAGCGCGAATGTGCCCGGCAGTGTATTAGCCGGTAACAGCAGCGTGACGGCGACTGTCACCGCCACTGACGCAGCCGGTAACAGCAGCGTGACGGCGACTGTCACCGCCACTGACGCAGCCGGTAACAGCAGCCAGGCGAGCACCGCGCATGCCTATACGGTCGATACCACGGCACCGGTTGCCAGTGTGGGTGTCGATGTGGTCACCGCCGATAATGTGATTAACGCCGCCGAAGCGGATCAGAATGTGCCGGTGACCGGTACCCTCAGCGGGCTGGGTGCGGGTGAAACCGGCACCGTGACCGTCAAAGTCGGTGATCAGAGTTATAACGCCACAGTCAGTGCGGACGGTAAAACCTGGAGTGCCAGTGTGCCCGGCAGTGTATTAGCCGGTAACAGCAGCGTGACGGCGACTGTCACCGTCACTGACGCAGCCGGTAACAGCAGCCAGGCGAGCACCGCGCATGCCTATACGGTCGATACCACGGCACCGGTTGCCAGTGTGGGTGTTGATGCTGTCACCGCCGATAATGTGATTAACGCCGCCGAAGCGGGTCAGAATGTGCCGGTGACCGGTACCCTCAGCGGGCTGGGTGCGGGTGAAACCGGCACCGTGGCCGTCAAAGTCGGTGATCAGAGTTATAACGCCACAGTCAGTGCGGACGGTAAAACCTGGAGTGCCAGTGTGCCCGGCAGTGTATTAGCCGGTAACAGCAGCGTCACGGCCACCGTCACCGCCACCGATGCGGCCGGTAACAGCAGCCAGGCGAGCGCTGACCGTACCTATACGGTGGATACCACGGCACCGGTTGCCAGTGTGGGTGTTGATGCTGTCACCGCCGATAATGTGATTAATGCCACTGAGGCGGGTCAGAATGTGCCGGTGACCGGGACGATCAGCGGGCTGGGTGCGAGTGAAACCGGCACCGTGACCGTGAAAGTCGGTGATCAGAGTTATAACGCCACGGTGAGTGCGGACGGCAAAACCTGGAGCGCGAGTGTGCCCGGCAGTGTATTAGCCGGTAACAGCAGCGTGACGGCCACTGTCACCGCCACCGATGCGGCGGGTAACAGCAGCACCAGCAGCGCTGACCGTACCTATACGGTCGACACCGCGGCACCGACAGCCAGTGTGGGTGTTGATGCTGTCACCGCCGATAATGTGATTAACGCCACTGAGGCCGGGCAGAATGTGCCGGTGACCGGGACAATCAGCGGGCTGGGTGCGGGTGAAACCGGCACTGTCACCGTGAAAATGGATGATCAGAGTTATAACGCTACCGTGAGTGCGGACGGAAAAACCTGGAGCGCCAGTGTGCCGGGCAGCGTGCTGGCGGGTAACAGTAATGTGCATGCCACGCTGACTGCCACCGATGCGGCGGGTAACAGCAGCCAGGCGAGTGCCGACCATGCTTACCGCGTCGATACCACTGCACCGACAGCCAGCGTGGGTGTTGACGCAGTCACCGCGGATAACGTGATCAACGCCGCTGAAGCGGGTCAGAATGTACCGGTCACCGGTACCATCAGCGGCCTTGCCAGCGGTGAGACGGGTACCGTGAAGGTCACCGTAGGTAATCAGAGCTATAACGCCACGGTGAGTGCGGACGGTAAAACCTGGAGTGCGAATGTACCGGGTAGTGTGCTGGCGGGTAACAGCAATGTGCATGCGACGCTGACGGCGACCGATGCTGCCGGCAACAGCAGCCAGGCGACTGCCGATCATGGCTATAAGGTGGACACCACCGCGCCAGTGGCGGGTGTGGATGTGGATGCGGTCACCGCGGATAATGTGATTAACGCCGCTGAAGCGGGTCAGAATGTGCCGGTCACCGGGACACTCAGCGGGCTGGGTGCGGGTGACCGGCACCGTGACGGTGAAAGTGGGTGA
- a CDS encoding hypothetical protein (ID:JIFNMEKO_03364;~source:Prodigal:2.6) encodes MPGSVLAGNSNVHATLTATDAAGNSSQASADHAYRVDTTAPVAGVGVDAVTADNVINATEAGQNVPVTGTISGLGAGETGTVTVKVGDQSYSATVSADGKTWSANVPGSVLAGNSNVHATLTATDAAGNSSQASADHAYRVDTTAPTASVGVDAVTTDNVINATEAGQNVPVTGTISGLASGETGTVTVKVGDQSYSATVSADGKTWSANVPGSVLAGNSNVHATLTATDAAGNSSQANADHAYSVDTVAPVSSGSTVTGTEDTTLQLNWKDLGVSTDTAKVVINSLPPSNTGTLYYNDHGTLKAVLTGQTFTDSTADLYFVPTKISLLRHLMGLVTSLWMQQEIRGLQLQSNWLLLRLLIRQRYRLM; translated from the coding sequence GTGCCGGGCAGCGTGCTGGCGGGTAACAGTAACGTGCATGCCACGCTGACTGCTACCGATGCGGCGGGTAACAGCAGCCAGGCGAGTGCCGACCATGCTTACCGCGTCGATACCACGGCACCGGTTGCCGGCGTCGGTGTTGACGCCGTCACTGCGGATAATGTAATTAACGCCACTGAGGCGGGTCAGAATGTGCCGGTCACCGGGACAATCAGCGGGCTGGGTGCGGGTGAAACCGGCACCGTGACGGTGAAAGTGGGTGATCAGAGCTACAGCGCCACAGTGAGTGCGGACGGTAAAACGTGGAGCGCGAATGTGCCGGGCAGCGTGCTGGCGGGTAACAGTAATGTGCATGCCACGCTGACGGCCACCGATGCGGCGGGTAACAGCAGCCAGGCGAGTGCCGACCATGCTTACCGCGTCGATACCACGGCACCGACAGCCAGCGTGGGTGTCGATGCGGTCACTACGGATAATGTAATTAACGCCACTGAGGCGGGTCAGAATGTGCCGGTGACCGGGACCATCAGCGGCCTTGCCAGTGGTGAAACCGGCACCGTGACGGTGAAAGTGGGTGATCAGAGCTACAGCGCCACAGTGAGTGCGGACGGTAAAACGTGGAGCGCGAATGTGCCGGGCAGCGTGCTGGCGGGTAACAGTAACGTGCATGCGACGCTGACGGCGACCGATGCGGCCGGCAACAGCAGCCAGGCGAATGCAGATCATGCGTATAGTGTGGATACTGTAGCCCCGGTCAGTTCCGGTAGTACGGTGACCGGCACTGAAGATACGACACTGCAGCTCAATTGGAAGGACCTGGGTGTGTCGACCGATACGGCAAAAGTGGTGATTAATTCATTACCTCCGTCAAATACCGGCACACTTTACTATAACGATCATGGTACGTTGAAGGCTGTGCTCACAGGGCAAACTTTTACTGACTCTACGGCAGATCTCTATTTTGTACCGACAAAAATATCTCTTTTGCGCCACTTAATGGGTTTAGTTACCAGCCTGTGGATGCAGCAGGAAATACGGGGTCTACAGCTACAGTCAAACTGGCTATTACTGCGGTTGCTGATACGCCAACGTTATCGCTTGATGTGA